One window of Quercus robur chromosome 5, dhQueRobu3.1, whole genome shotgun sequence genomic DNA carries:
- the LOC126728350 gene encoding uncharacterized protein LOC126728350 produces the protein MTSPKTVKEAQKLVGRNVALNKFVSKATDKCLPFFKTLKQAFAWNEECEAAFQELKCYLSNPPLLSPSKEGENLYLYLAISATAVSAALIREEGKMQLPVYYVNQAFQGSEAKYPRIEKIAFALIVASRKLRPYFQVNPILVMTDQPIKKSMNKPKAARRMVQWASELSQFDIEYHPRTTIKRGRVGVVITAPDGEVLKYGVQLKFPAINNKAEYKGILTGLRLEKALRAKNLLVQIDSKLVIGQIKEEYEAKEERMQKYLMLTKHLTREFDKVEFVQIPRNQNMVVDEVAKLASSEEGAMSMGLVMEVQKRPSIEEISIFAVQSIGSWMTPIISFLQDGHLPQDIKEAKKAKKRVAMFTILNDTLYKRGFSMPYLKCVDEEEAKYNLEEIYEGVCGDHVGPRSLVSKIIKTGYFWPTIQVDARELIKKCDKCQRFGIPWTIISDNGQQLDNQNFKDFCSGLGIKNQFSSPGHPQENGQMEVTNQTLLKIIKAKLDDAKGAWPKELPNILWAYRTTARTPIGETPFKLTYGTEAVIPVEVGITSIRREMFQEDNNDDQLRVNLDCLDEVREKSSDKMTKYQQIMAEYYNKRVKLRRLDVGDLVLRKVTPTTKDSA, from the exons ATGACATCGCCCAAGACCGTCAAAGAAGCCCAGAAACTCGTAGGAAGGAATGTGGCACTCAATAAGTTCGTCTCTAAGGCAACGGACAAGTGCTTACCCTTCTTCAAGACATTGAAGCAAGCTTTCGCTTGGAATGAAGAATGCGAGGCAGCGTTTCAGGAACTTAAATGTTACCTAAGCAATCCACCCCTCTTGAGTCCATCCAAGGAAGGGGAAAACTTATATTTGTATCTGGCAATATCAGCCACGGCCGTGAGTGCAGCCCTGATTCGAGAAGAGGGCAAGATGCAACTCCCAGTTTACTACGTCAATCAAGCTTTCCAAGGTTCTGAGGCCAAGTACCCAAGGATCGAGAAGATTGCATTTGCGTTAATAGTTGCCTCGCGCAAACTACGACCATACTTTCAGGTGAACCCTATCCTAGTGATGACAGATCAACCCATCAAGAAGTCCATGAACAAGCCTAAAGCAGCAAGGAGAATGGTCCAGTGGGCAAGTGAACTCAGCCAGTTCGACATTGAGTACCACCCCAGGACAACCATTAAG AGGGGGAGAGTAGGGGTTGTTATAACCGCCCCTGACGGAGAAGTGCTCAAATACGGAGTTCAACTGAAATTCCCGGCCATCAATAACAAGGCCGAGTACAAAGGAATACTAACGGGATTGAGACTCGAGAAGGCACTCAGAGCTAAGAACCTACTAGTCCAAATTGATTCAAAGCTGGTGATAGGGCAGATTAAGGAAGAATATGAAGCAAAGGAGGAAAGAATGCAGAAATACCTCATGCTGACGAAGCATCTAACTCGGGAATTCGATAAAGTAGAATTTGTGCAGATCCCCAGAAACCAGAACATGGTAGTGGACGAAGTCGCGAAGCTAGCATCGTCGGAAGAAGGAGCGATGAGCATGGGCTTGGTGATGGAAGTCCAGAAACGCCCTAGCATCGAGGAGATCTCCATATTTGCAGTCCAGAGCATAGGTAGCTGGATGACACCAATCATATCCTTTCTCCAGGATGGGCACCTCCCTCAAGACATCAAAGAGGCCAAGAAGGCCAAGAAGAGAGTAGCCATGTTCACGATCTTGAATGACACgctatacaagagaggctttTCCATGCCTTACCTAAAGTgtgtggatgaagaagaagccAAATATAATCTAGAAGAGATCTATGAAGGAGTTTGCGGAGACCATGTAGGCCCCAGATCACTGGTAagcaaaattatcaaaacaggTTATTTCTGGCCCACAATTCAGGTAGATGCAAGGGAGCTCATCAAGAAGTGCGACAAGTGCCAAAG GTTCGGGATTCCATGGACGATCATATCAGATAATGGGCAGCAGCTCGATAACCAAAACTTCAAGGACTTTTGTTCAGGCCTAGGGATTAAGAACCAGTTCTCATCCCCGGGACATCCACAGGAAAACGGGCAGATGGAGGTGACGAATCAGACACTACTCAAGATTATCAAGGCCAAATTAGATGACGCAAAGGGTGCCTGGCCGAAAGAATTGCCTAACATCTTGTGGGCGTATAGGACCACTGCAAGAACCCCAATAGGAGAAACCCCCTTCAAACTCACCTATGGCACCGAGGCAGTAATCCCGGTCGAGGTAGGAATAACCAGCATCAGGCGAGAGATGTTCCAAGAGGATAATAATGACGACCAGCTACGAGTTAACCTAGATTGTCTAGACGaagtgagagagaaatcctCCGACAAAATGACAAAGTACCAGCAGATTATGGCCGAGTACTATAACAAGAGAGTGAAGCTCAGACGACTTGACGTAGGAGACCTCGTCCTACGCAAGGTCACCCCAACAACTAAAGACTCTGCTTAA
- the LOC126728349 gene encoding uncharacterized protein LOC126728349 produces MDFIVVDTYSLYTAIVARPWLYALWAVSSTLHQKVKYPSRDWIKELVGSQSMARQCLVSAIFHQPASKSLASAKGAPGVDPSFIYHHLNVNPSVTPKKQPTWRSSKDHFDVVKDEVMKLKQARAIKEVFYPEWLANTMVVKKNTGKWRVCVDFTDLIKACPKDPFPMPRIDQLVDATVGHPRMSFLEPFKGTITYL; encoded by the exons ATGGACTTTATTGTAGTGGACACGTATTCTCTCTACACGGCCATAGTGGCCAGACCCTGGCTTTATGCCCTGTGGGCTGTTTCTTCAACTTTGCATCAGAAAGTGAAGTATCCATCTAGGGACTGGATTAAGGAGCTGGTAGGAAGTCAGTCCATGGCTAGGCAATGTCTTGTGTCTGCAATTTTCCATCAGCCTGCATCTAAGTCCTTAGCCTCTGCCAAGGGAG CTCCGGGGGTGGATCCAAGCTTCATCTACCATCATTTAAATGTTAATCCATCTGTCACCCCCAAGAAACAACCAACTTGGCGCTCATCTAAGGATCATTTTGACGTTGTTAAAGACGAGGTGATGAAGCTTAAGCAGGCTAGGGCTATTAAGGAGGTGTTCTACCCTGAATGGCTGGCTAATACAATGGTGGTAAAGAAGAACACTGGGAAGTGGCGTGTATGTGTAGATTTTACAGACTTGATCAAAGCTTGCCCAAAGGACCCTTTCCCCATGCCTCGAATTGATCAACTGGTGGACGCAACTGtgggccatcctcggatgagcttcttggaGCCTTTCAAGGGTACCATCACATACCTTTAG